One segment of Neobacillus endophyticus DNA contains the following:
- a CDS encoding VanW family protein, translating into MMFSWLFGIWLSAQQIHSPANITITKDGIPITTLNRAELFNPYIDLPILNPKKMEGFLNQLNKQISTPTEDAKIDKHGNIIPEKVGFQLNQQDLTEQFYRSFYNPNRASLEIQLVPVYPKVDGELLSYIRIKRIGSYVTSFNPQNKNRTNNIQLASDAINNSVVFPGEKFSFNKTVGKRTAGKGYLRAPVIQRGEFSEDIGGGICQVSSTLFNAVDNAGLKIVQRFSHSRSVSYIPPGRDATVSWYGPDFEFKNEYNQPILIRARTLGHLLIIKLYSSDSIQYIPRKVPNPPIY; encoded by the coding sequence ATGATGTTTTCCTGGTTATTTGGCATTTGGCTATCGGCCCAACAAATACATTCGCCTGCAAACATAACAATTACAAAAGATGGGATACCTATTACTACTTTAAATCGTGCTGAGCTTTTCAATCCATACATTGATTTACCCATTCTCAATCCGAAAAAAATGGAAGGTTTCTTGAATCAATTAAACAAACAAATTTCAACACCTACAGAGGATGCCAAAATCGACAAACATGGAAATATAATCCCTGAAAAGGTAGGTTTTCAACTGAATCAGCAAGATTTAACAGAACAATTTTATCGTTCTTTTTATAATCCCAATCGCGCTAGCTTGGAAATTCAACTAGTTCCCGTCTACCCTAAAGTGGATGGTGAACTGCTAAGCTATATTCGCATTAAAAGGATTGGAAGCTATGTAACATCGTTTAACCCGCAAAATAAAAATCGGACGAACAATATCCAATTGGCCTCTGATGCGATCAATAATTCGGTTGTATTTCCTGGAGAAAAATTTTCTTTTAATAAAACTGTTGGTAAAAGAACAGCAGGAAAGGGATATCTCCGGGCTCCGGTCATACAGAGAGGAGAGTTTTCAGAGGACATTGGAGGCGGAATTTGCCAAGTTTCATCCACATTATTTAATGCTGTCGATAATGCCGGTCTAAAAATAGTACAACGATTTTCCCACAGTAGAAGTGTTTCATATATCCCTCCAGGGCGAGATGCAACGGTAAGTTGGTATGGACCTGATTTTGAATTTAAAAATGAATATAACCAGCCGATATTAATCAGAGCACGTACATTAGGGCATTTATTAATCATTAAACTATACTCATCTGATAGTATTCAGTATATACCCAGAAAAGTGCCAAACCCTCCTATATACTGA
- a CDS encoding class I SAM-dependent methyltransferase: MGGLTYIDFLAKFGVGGAHPGGILLTKSMLTQENIKPGATILDAGCGTGQTAAYLSQHFQANVVGIELNPIMVEKARSRFQSLQLPVQLVQGSIENIPFPDNTFDFILCESVLAFVNKPIALNEFYRVLKNNGRLIANEMTINSKLSQSDEEEIKEFYAIDSLLLEEDWKRLLTDSGFQNIEINAPYMDLLQGSPSQEFNFSQNFEPELFSILNQHGNMLVKYHDTLSHRAITCTKP; encoded by the coding sequence ATGGGAGGTTTAACATATATTGACTTCTTAGCAAAGTTTGGTGTTGGAGGTGCCCATCCTGGGGGAATACTGTTAACAAAAAGTATGCTTACACAAGAAAATATTAAACCAGGAGCCACAATTTTGGATGCAGGATGCGGTACAGGTCAAACAGCAGCCTACCTGTCACAACACTTTCAAGCGAATGTAGTGGGAATTGAGCTAAATCCTATCATGGTAGAAAAAGCCAGAAGTCGATTCCAAAGTTTGCAGCTTCCTGTGCAGCTAGTCCAAGGTTCAATAGAAAACATCCCTTTCCCAGACAATACATTCGATTTTATTTTATGTGAATCAGTATTAGCTTTCGTAAATAAACCCATTGCATTAAATGAGTTCTATCGGGTATTAAAAAATAATGGACGATTAATTGCAAATGAAATGACCATAAATTCCAAGCTAAGTCAAAGCGATGAGGAAGAAATCAAAGAATTTTACGCCATTGATTCTTTATTACTTGAAGAAGATTGGAAACGTTTATTGACTGATTCTGGATTTCAAAACATAGAAATCAATGCACCATATATGGATCTTCTCCAAGGAAGTCCTTCACAGGAATTTAATTTCTCGCAAAATTTTGAACCAGAGCTTTTTAGTATTTTGAACCAGCATGGCAATATGCTTGTAAAGTATCATGATACTTTAAGCCACAGAGCCATTACTTGTACAAAACCGTGA
- a CDS encoding sigma-G-dependent sporulation-specific acid-soluble spore protein CsgA → MDKTLGYLRETLSNYTDEHHSIAKQLYHKLTGGHYKTEEAFVRQLSQKEIGFLNQILQNEIQYAKQEQDEKRAYELNEVYELLF, encoded by the coding sequence ATGGACAAAACTTTAGGCTATCTTCGTGAAACTTTATCAAATTACACGGACGAGCACCATTCAATTGCTAAGCAGCTATACCATAAACTGACAGGTGGTCATTACAAAACCGAGGAAGCCTTTGTCAGGCAATTAAGCCAAAAGGAAATTGGTTTTCTCAATCAGATACTTCAAAATGAAATACAATACGCGAAACAAGAACAAGACGAAAAGAGAGCTTATGAACTAAATGAAGTATACGAATTGTTATTTTAA
- a CDS encoding Arc family DNA-binding protein, producing MADKKRFLLRIDPQIYDAVEKWAEDEFRSVNAQMELIIKKALKEAGRLRNTGNNQEK from the coding sequence GTGGCAGATAAAAAGCGATTTTTACTTCGTATTGATCCGCAAATATACGATGCTGTGGAAAAATGGGCAGAAGATGAGTTTCGCAGTGTGAATGCGCAAATGGAATTAATTATAAAAAAGGCTTTAAAAGAGGCAGGACGTTTAAGAAATACCGGAAATAATCAGGAGAAATAA
- a CDS encoding SPFH domain-containing protein: protein MKEKDIGKINGFLGVILFLFFAILTLVCFSQFSRSDSITLFIAAILCALITILILSGFTIVQPTQAKVFTLFGSYLGVIKQEGFWLTIPLTVRKTVSLRVINFNSDKLKVNDLEGNPIEIAAVVVYKVSDSAKAVFGVEDYKTFVHTQSETGLRHIASQYPYDNFNNDYEISLRQHSDEVAEELTKDLQKRLVFAGVEIIEARIMHLAYSSEIAHAMLQRQQAKAVLAARKVIVDGAVSMVKSAIDQLSSEGVVELDEEKKAQMVNNLMVALVSDKGTQPVINNGTIY from the coding sequence ATGAAGGAGAAAGATATAGGCAAAATAAATGGTTTTTTAGGAGTAATACTTTTCTTGTTTTTTGCCATTCTTACCCTAGTCTGTTTTAGCCAATTTTCACGTAGCGACAGTATTACATTGTTTATAGCCGCTATTTTATGTGCATTGATTACCATTTTAATTTTATCGGGTTTTACGATCGTTCAACCAACCCAAGCAAAGGTGTTTACGTTATTTGGAAGTTATCTTGGAGTAATTAAACAAGAAGGATTTTGGCTGACCATACCGCTGACGGTTAGAAAAACAGTTTCGCTTAGGGTCATCAATTTTAATAGTGATAAGCTTAAAGTCAATGATTTGGAAGGTAATCCAATTGAAATTGCCGCAGTTGTTGTTTACAAAGTTTCTGATAGTGCAAAAGCTGTATTTGGTGTAGAAGATTATAAAACATTTGTTCACACACAGAGTGAAACTGGCCTTCGCCATATTGCAAGTCAATATCCATATGATAATTTCAATAATGATTATGAGATTTCTCTTAGGCAACATTCTGATGAAGTTGCCGAAGAACTGACAAAGGATCTGCAGAAGAGACTGGTTTTTGCAGGGGTGGAAATTATCGAAGCAAGAATCATGCATTTAGCCTATTCCAGTGAAATTGCTCATGCCATGCTGCAACGGCAACAAGCAAAGGCAGTATTGGCTGCCAGGAAAGTGATCGTTGATGGTGCAGTTTCAATGGTGAAATCTGCAATTGATCAATTGAGCAGTGAGGGTGTGGTTGAATTGGATGAAGAAAAAAAGGCACAAATGGTAAATAATCTAATGGTGGCACTAGTTTCAGATAAGGGGACTCAGCCAGTCATCAATAATGGAACCATTTATTAA
- a CDS encoding YitT family protein has product MEQQEIIIEKIQHRRLTKKKILQRILLITLGATLMAVGLEIFLVPNKVIDGGITGISIMLSYITGWKLGIFLFLFNLPFFFIGYKQIGKTFAVSTLYGIIVLSIATTLLHPVPAFTQDILLATVFGGVVLGMGVGIVIRYGGSLDGTEILAILFNNKLPFSVGEIIMFFNLFILGSAGFVFTWDRAMYSLIAYFVAFKTIDITITGLDESKSVWIISDYAEEIGVAIMDRLGRGVTYLNGEGAFSGDHKKVIFCVVNRLEEAKLKEIVTEKDSNAFLAVADIAEVRGGRFKKRDIH; this is encoded by the coding sequence ATGGAACAACAAGAAATCATAATAGAAAAGATTCAACACCGCAGGCTCACGAAGAAAAAGATTTTACAAAGAATTTTGCTTATTACACTTGGGGCAACACTAATGGCAGTAGGGCTGGAAATATTTCTTGTACCCAACAAGGTTATTGATGGAGGAATCACAGGAATTTCCATCATGCTTTCCTATATTACCGGTTGGAAACTTGGTATTTTTCTATTTCTGTTTAATCTCCCATTTTTCTTTATTGGTTATAAGCAAATCGGAAAAACCTTCGCTGTTTCTACTCTTTATGGAATTATTGTACTTTCCATTGCCACAACATTACTCCACCCTGTTCCTGCATTTACCCAAGATATTCTCCTGGCAACCGTATTTGGAGGAGTCGTCCTCGGGATGGGAGTTGGCATAGTAATTCGCTATGGCGGCTCGTTAGATGGCACTGAGATACTGGCCATTCTCTTTAACAATAAACTCCCGTTTTCAGTGGGCGAAATTATTATGTTTTTTAATCTCTTTATTTTAGGGAGTGCAGGATTCGTTTTTACTTGGGATCGGGCAATGTATTCTTTAATAGCCTATTTCGTAGCCTTTAAAACCATTGACATCACCATCACTGGCCTTGATGAATCAAAATCGGTATGGATTATCAGCGATTATGCTGAAGAAATTGGCGTTGCAATCATGGATCGACTTGGCCGTGGAGTGACCTATTTAAATGGAGAAGGAGCATTTTCCGGTGATCATAAAAAAGTCATTTTCTGTGTAGTCAATCGCTTGGAAGAAGCGAAATTAAAAGAAATTGTCACAGAAAAAGATTCCAATGCTTTTTTAGCGGTTGCAGATATTGCTGAAGTCAGAGGCGGAAGATTTAAGAAAAGGGATATACACTAG
- a CDS encoding DHA2 family efflux MFS transporter permease subunit yields MSILITVYIIFSALVLILINYLFAKRGKNRSKRGRRTEFPYQQESIDSIKSENSRNENVLDEKLNPETTTLEKTEKIEQSEVIEQIQIDKEDESADLEEPLVELLKESAIAAPALEYVEADVKPIQEEKQTKNSRFSSADVESSKGRIMIAVMLGAFVAILNQTLLNVAIPHIMNDLGISANTVQWLSTGYMLVNGIFVPITAFLIEKFGSRRLFITAMLLFTIGSVICSFSANFSMLMVGRVVQAAGAGIIMPLLMTIIFALYPPEKRGAAMGVMGIVMIFAPAVGPTLSGWLILHYSWRLLFDVVIPIGILDIILSVLWLKDVTERSNRKFDFPGFIFSTIGFGFLLYGFSEAGNDGWTSATVVISLVIGVLSLIAFVIRELTTDKPMLDLRVFKYDIFALTTIISMIINMAMMGAMILVPIYLQNIRGYTALQSGLLLLPGAIVMGIMSPISGKLFDKIGSRPLAVIGLLITVITTWQFSKLDMSVSYSHILILYVFRMFGMSFLMMTVMTEGLNQLPRHLAAHGTAASNTARTVAGSIGTAFLVTIMSTRQTYHYGEYQNVVTSTNPFIASKISQIGQYLASYTHLPSAAGNELSILTIYSQIMKQTTIDGINDAFIFATGFAAVALILAFFIKRAKVSEK; encoded by the coding sequence AGTATTGATAGCATTAAGAGTGAAAACTCGAGAAATGAAAATGTCCTAGATGAAAAATTAAATCCTGAAACCACGACATTAGAAAAAACAGAAAAAATCGAACAGTCGGAAGTGATTGAACAAATTCAGATCGATAAAGAAGACGAAAGTGCGGATCTTGAAGAACCGTTAGTAGAGCTTCTTAAAGAATCCGCCATCGCAGCACCTGCCCTTGAGTACGTTGAGGCTGACGTAAAACCTATACAAGAAGAGAAACAGACTAAAAATTCCCGTTTTTCTTCGGCTGATGTGGAGTCCTCAAAAGGCAGGATTATGATAGCCGTTATGCTTGGTGCATTTGTAGCGATCTTAAACCAAACATTGCTTAATGTGGCCATTCCTCATATTATGAATGATTTAGGTATATCGGCGAATACCGTACAATGGTTATCGACTGGATACATGCTTGTAAACGGAATATTCGTCCCGATTACTGCATTCCTCATTGAGAAGTTCGGTTCCAGAAGATTATTCATTACTGCTATGTTGTTGTTCACGATTGGGTCTGTCATTTGTTCGTTTTCGGCCAACTTCAGCATGCTAATGGTAGGCCGAGTTGTTCAGGCAGCTGGCGCAGGAATTATCATGCCGCTGTTAATGACTATTATTTTTGCTTTATATCCTCCTGAAAAACGCGGCGCGGCAATGGGAGTTATGGGGATTGTTATGATATTTGCTCCTGCGGTTGGGCCGACATTATCAGGTTGGCTTATACTTCATTATTCATGGAGATTGCTATTCGATGTTGTAATTCCTATTGGAATACTAGATATTATCCTTAGCGTTTTATGGCTTAAGGACGTTACCGAAAGATCGAATCGAAAATTTGATTTTCCTGGTTTCATTTTTTCCACGATTGGATTTGGATTTCTTTTGTACGGATTCAGTGAAGCGGGAAATGATGGCTGGACGAGTGCCACTGTTGTAATATCACTTGTAATTGGGGTTTTGTCATTAATTGCATTTGTTATACGCGAACTTACAACGGATAAACCCATGCTTGACCTTCGAGTTTTCAAATATGACATCTTTGCGTTGACGACCATTATTAGTATGATTATCAACATGGCCATGATGGGCGCCATGATTTTGGTGCCGATTTATTTACAAAACATCAGAGGGTATACTGCCCTGCAATCAGGTCTTCTATTGCTTCCGGGGGCAATTGTGATGGGGATCATGTCACCGATCTCTGGAAAATTATTTGATAAAATCGGCTCCAGACCGCTTGCTGTTATTGGACTATTAATTACGGTCATTACTACATGGCAATTCTCAAAACTTGATATGTCAGTATCTTATTCTCATATCTTAATTCTGTATGTTTTCCGTATGTTTGGTATGTCTTTCTTGATGATGACTGTTATGACAGAAGGGCTGAATCAGTTGCCTCGACATCTTGCGGCACATGGTACGGCAGCATCTAATACGGCCAGAACAGTTGCCGGAAGTATTGGAACCGCATTTTTAGTTACCATCATGTCTACAAGGCAAACTTATCATTACGGAGAGTATCAAAATGTTGTTACAAGTACAAACCCATTTATAGCAAGTAAAATATCTCAAATAGGTCAATACTTAGCATCTTATACTCATCTGCCTTCAGCGGCAGGAAATGAACTGTCAATCCTTACGATTTACAGTCAAATCATGAAGCAAACCACGATTGACGGTATAAATGATGCATTTATTTTTGCAACAGGTTTTGCTGCTGTAGCCTTAATTCTGGCGTTCTTTATCAAACGGGCGAAAGTAAGTGAAAAATAA